The window AGCCAGTGCGGGGGCGCGCCGGTGCCGCCGCGGATGCGGTACACCGTGTCGTAGTGATGGTAGGCGACCGCCGCGATCAGGCCGAATGCCGCCGGAAGCGCCCCGGGGACGTCCGCCTTGGCGGCGAGGACGAGGACCGTGACGTACTCGGCGGCCCGGAACAGCGGCGGGATCAGCCAGTCCAGGGCGCCCTTGAGCGGTGCGGCGACGGCCAGCCCGGCGGCCATGGCATAGACCACCGCGACGGCGATCAGCCGCGGGTCCCCGAAGGGCAGGTACAGGGCCGCCCCGACCATCAGCAGCGTGCCCAGAGCCGCCACGTACACGGAGCCGAAGGATCCGGCGCGGCCGCGCAGCAGCCGGGCCTGGAGCTCGGCGAGCGGACCGGAGTCGGCGAGGTCGGCCAGGGCCTGGGCCGCACGGTCGGTGCGGGTCGCCTTGCGCGTCAGCGAGCGCAGCACCCGGCCGGCGGTGGTGTAGAGGGCGCCGAAGGCACAGCCGATCAGGAGGGCGTAGAAGACGATGCGGGGGGTGGTGAAGGCGGTCAGCACCGCGATCATCGCCCAGCGCTCACCGATGGGCAGGATGATCATCCGCCGGACCCAGACCGTCCAGCCGACGCTGTCGAGCCGGTCGGAGAGGGCGGCCGTGGGGCTCGTGTTCGCGGTCGCGTCGTGGTTGGCCTCATTGAAGGAGAAGTCGACCACGTGCCGGCAGGTCATGAGGATCATGGAGCCGAGGGCGAGGCCCCAGACGTCGTCACCGTTGCTCGCGGCGCCGAGGGCGAGGCCCGCGTAGAAGGAGTACTCCTTCGCGCGGTCGAAGGTGGCGTCGAGCCAGGCGCCCATCGTCGAGTACTGGAGCGAGTAGCGGGCGAGCTGCCCGTCCGTGCAGTCCAGGACGAAGGAGACGAGGAGCAGCACACCGGCCGCGACGTAGCCCCAGCGTTCGCCCGTGGCCGCGCAGCCCGCCGCGATCAGCGCGGTGATCAGCGAGGCGGTGGTGACCTGGTTCGGGGTCAGGCCGCGGCGCGCGCACCAGCGGGCGATGTAGCGCGAGTAGGGGCTGATGAAGAAGGTGGTGAAGAAGCCGTCGCGGGACTTCACGGCGGTCCGCAGGCGCACGGCCTCGTCGTCGACGGCCGCGACGGCGGCGGTCGCCGCGTCCCGTTCCGCCGGGCCCGCGGGGACGGTGGCGACGAGCGTGCCCAGTTCGGGGCGCTGGACGGAGGTCCCGGCGGCCTCGACCGCGTCGGCGAGCCGGTCGGCGTACGGGCCGGGGCCCTCGGGTGCGAGGGCCGCGGCCTTGTCGAGGACGTCGCGGGCGCCCGGCTGGACGGCGAAGGCGCCGGTGACGGCGCAGGCGTCGAAGCGCGGGTCGGTCAGCGCGAGGCGCAGGGCGTGCACGTGCCCGACGAAGGCGCTGTCCACGACGGCCACCCGCTGGTCGGCGGGTACGCCGGCCAGTACGGAGGCGGTGTCCTGGGGACCGGTGGCCGGGCGGACGTCGAAGCCGAGGCCGCGCAGCTCGTCCGCGAGCGGCGATCCGGGGACCGGCAGGCCGGTGAGGATGACGGTCGGCAGACGAACTCACTCCTTGTAACGGATTCCGAACGCGCGCCTCATAGGGCGGCGGCACGTCGGCAGAGGCTATCGGATGAATGGAAGCAAGGGTTCACCACCCGTTTACGCCCCGATAAGCCGAATATTCCGGCCCCGGGCGGGGTCCTGATCATCATTGACGATCACGGCGCGGTACCACAAACGGCCCGGATGTTACGGTGGACACGCCCCTGCAGGTGTCGAGCGGAAAGAGGTGGGTTGGTGACCGTCGTAGTGGTCGCGGCCATGCGCAGCGAACTCCGGTGCATCCCCCATTTCTTCCGGGCATCCGGCCGGGCCTGAGCCACACCGCTGGGCCTCGTCGGCCGGAGCCCCCGTTCAAGGGTTCACGTTGACCGACCACACCACCCACACCGACTTCACCGACGACACCTCCCGGCAGGCCTTCTTCGACCTGCACCACGGCCTGCCCCGGCAGGCTCCCGGCTCCTACGCGAGCACCCGTCACCTGCTGTCCCTGTGCGGACCGCTGCCCGAGCGGCCGCGCGTCCTCGACCTGGGCTGCGGTCCGGGCCGCAGCGCCCTGCTCCTCGCCGCCGAGGCGGGCGGCCCGGGCCGGGGCGGCGCCGAGGTGACCGCCGTCGACCTCCACTCCCCCTTCCTCGACGAGCTCCGTACGGCCGCCCGGGCCCGCGGGCTCGCCGACCGCGTCCGTACCGTCGAGGCGGACATCGGCGCACTCTCCCCGGCGGACTTCGAGGACGCTTCCTACGACCTCGTGTGGGCGGAGGGCTCCGCCTACCTCCTCGGCTTCGACACCGCGCTCGCCCGGTGGCAGCGGCTGCTCGCCCCGGGCGGCACGCTCGTGGTGACCGAGTGCCAGTGGAACGTCGGGGAACCGTCCGCGGGGGCGCGCGCCTTCTGGGACCCGAAGTACCCGCTGCGCTCCACCGCCCGCAACCTCGGCGCCGCCCAGGCCGCCGGGTACCGGGTGCTCGGCGTGTACGACCTGCCCGACTCCGACTGGGCCGAGTACTACGGCCCGCTCGCCGAGCGGGTCCGCAACCGCCCCGAAGCCGAGACCCCCGCGATGGCGCGGGCACGGGCCGCCACGCGCGAGGAGCTCGACGCACGGGAGCGCCATGGCCACGAGTACGGATACACGGGCTACGTCCTGCGCCCGGTGACCGCCGGGGACGGCGACGCCTGGCCGGCCCGCCCGGAGACCGCGGCCGATGAGGCCGCCGTACGGGAGGTCAACCTGGCGGCGTTCGACACGCCGCTGGAGGCGGACCTCGTGGACGCGCTGCGCGCGGACGGCTCCTGGCTGCCCGGCCTGTCGTACGTGGCCGAGGCCCCGGACGGGTCGGTGGCGGCGCACGCCCTGCTGACCCGGTGCGAGGTCGACGGCGTCCCGGCGCTCGCGCTCGCACCGGTGGCCGCCGATCCCGCGCTCCAGGGCTCGGGCGCGGGCAGCTCGGTCGTCCGGGCCCTGCTCGCGGCGGCGAAGGAACGCGGGGAGTCGCTGGTCCTGGTCCTCGGGCACCCGGCGTACTACCCGCGCTTCGGGTTCGTACCGGCCTCGCGCTTCGGGATCCGGGCACCCTTCGACGTCCCGGACGAGGCCATGATGGCGCTGGTGCTGGACGATTCCGTTCCGGTCCCGGCGGGCACGATCGCCTACCCGGCCCCGTTCGGCGTCTGACGCCAGGGCGCGGCCCCTGAGGTGATCCGCCCCCCGCCGCCTAGCACGCGGCGGGGGGCGGACATGCGCGGATGTCCGAAGTGGGGACAAGCCTCTTTTGTACGGCAGACTGAAGGCCGAAGTCCGAAGCGAAGGATGGGTATGCCGACCACACCAGCCACCGCCGCGACCAGCGCGCCCAACGGCACCGGTACTCAAGAACCGATCATGCTCGAACTGGTCGACGAGTCCGGCAATACCATCGGCACGGCGGAGAAGCTCTCCGCCCATCAGGCGCCCGGTCTGCTGCACCGGGCGTTCTCCGTGTTCCTCTTCGACGAGCAGGGCCGTCTGCTGCTCCAGCAGCGGGCCCTCGGGAAGTACCACTCACCCGGCGTCTGGTCGAACACCTGTTGCGGTCACCCCTATCCCGGGGAGTCTCCGTTCGCGGCCGCGGCCCGGCGGACCCACGAGGAGCTGGGGCTGTCGCCCTCGCTGCTCGCGCAGGCGGGAACGGTGCGCTACAACCACCCGGACCCCGCGTCGGGTCTCGTGGAGCAGGAGTTCAATCACCTCTTCGTGGGACTCGCGCAGGAGCCCGTGCGGCCGGATCCGGAGGAGGTCGGGGGCACCGTCTTCGTCACCGCCGAGGAGCTGGCGAAGCGGCACGCCGAAGTGCCGTTCTCGGCCTGGTTCATGACCGTGCTGGACGCGGCACGGCCCGCGATCCGCGAGCTGACCGGCGACGCCGCGGGCTGGTAGCCCGTACGCCGTCCTGCTCGGCCGCCCCCCGCGCCGTCCGCCGCTCAGCCGGCGGACGTCGGGGCGGCCGGCGGGGTGGTCAGCGGCAGGGCCGCCCAGATGACCTTGCCTCCGGTCGAGGTGTGCTCGACGTCGCAGACCCCGCCGGCCTCCAGCGTGACCTCCCTCACCAGGAGCAGGCCCCGGCCGCCGGTCTGGCCGAAGTCGGCCTCCAGCGCCTTGGGGCGGTACGGGTGGTTGTCCTCGACGGCCACCCGTACCCAGGCCCGGCCGATGGCCACCTCGACCGCGACCTCCGGCGAGAGCAGGGCCGCGTGCCGGACCGAGTTCGTCACCAGTTCGGAGACGATCAGGAGCAGCGAGTACACGAGGTCCTGGTGAGCGGGCACCCCCTGGCGCCCGAGCAGGTCCCGGACCGCACGGCGGGCCTGCGGAACGGATTCTTCTACGGCGGGCGCGGTGAACCGCCACACGCCCTCGTACGCGAGGGGGTCGGCCGGAGCCTCCGGCTCCCCCTCCCTGGCTGGCGGGACGCTCCCGCTGACATCCATCTTCCGTCCCCCGTCTTCACGCTCGATCGTCTCCACGCGTCAAGAGTGGGGAACGGGCTGGTCCGGGCCGGACTGCTGACCAGAAGTCAGCGTCATTCGGACACTTTCTGACCGCTGGCGTATGACAGAGTCAGTTGTTCGACTGTTCCTGATCTTCTGCCGGACGCTTCTCGGCCGCCTCGCGCGCCCCGTCCGCCGCGGCATCCTCCTCCGCCGCCTCGTCTTCCCTGACCAAGCCCAGGATGCGCCGCGCCCCCAGGCCCATGGCCACCAGGCTCAGGCCGTCGAACAGGAGGGCGAGGGAGAAGAAGGTTCCGATCACGTACAGACTGTTGCCGGGCCAGTTGGAGAGGATCAGGAGGCCCAGCAGCACTCCGAAGGCGCCCTGGACGAGCGCGAGCCCGAAGTTCGCGCCGCGCACCACCAGCGCTCCGACCAGCCGGAACAGCCCTCCGGTGAGGAAGAGCAGCGCGGCGAACATCGTCAGCGCCTCGGCGCTCGCCTCGGGGCGGCGCAGGATCACGAAACCCGCCGCGATGTTGATCGCGGCGACGATGACGGCGAGCCAGAAGTAGTTGCTCTTGCGGGACTGCACGGCCTGCAGCAGGCCCACCACACCGCCGATCAGCAGCAGCCAGCCGAAGAGGAACATCGAGGTGAGCGTGGCGACGCCGGCGTAGACCAGCCCGACCAGACCGGCCAGCACCAGGAGCACGCCGAGCAGCGTCAGCAGTCCGAAGCTGCGGCTGAGCTTCTTCCTCTCCTGCTGCGACCCACGGCCCCCGGCCCCGGCCCCCGTGCTGTCTACACGGTCTGTGCGGTCTGTGCGGTCTGTGCCCATGGACGTGCCACCTCCTCGCACCCCCGGACGGACTCCCTTGATCATAGGTTTGGCGGCCCGGGATAGCATCCGGCGCATGGACGCAGCCCTGGACGCAACCCTCCTGCACACGGTCGCCGACGGGGTGGCCACCGTCGTCATCTCGCATCCCGCCAAGCGCAATGCCATGACCGCCTCGATGTGGCGGGCGCTCCCGGAGCTGCTGACGGGCCTGGCGGGCGACCCGGCGGTCCGGGTGCTCGTGCTGACCGGGGACGGACCGACCTTCTGCGCGGGTGCGGACATCTCCTCGCTGACCGGCGGCGAGGACCCGCGGGCCCTCGCCGTGACGGCGGAGGAGGCCCTGGCCGCCTTCCCGAAGCCGACGCTGGCGGCGATCCGGGGATTCTGCGTGGGCGGCGGCAGCCAGCTGGCGGCGGCCTGCGATCTGCGGTTCGCGGAGGAGGGCGCGTCATTCGGGGTGACCCCGGCGAAGCTGGGCATCGTCTACCCGGCCTCCTCGACCCGGAGGCTGGCGTCCGTGGTCGGCCCGGCGTGGGCCAAGTACCTTCTCTTCTCGGCGGAGTTGCTCGGCGCGGACCAGGCGCTGCGCGCCGGGTTCCTGAACGAGCTGCTGCCCGCCGGCCAACTGGACAAGCGCGTCGCGGAGTTCACCCGGATCCTGGCCTCGCGCTCGCAGCTGACGCAGGTGGCGGCCAAGGAGTTCGCCGACGGCCGCACGGACCGGGACGGGTACTGGGAGGACCAGGCGGCCGGAAGCGACGACACCGCGGAGGGTGTCGCCGCGTTCCTGGAGCGCCGGGCGCCGCGCTTCACCTGGACTCCGTGACGGCCTATCCCAGGGGGTTGGCCGCCCGCAGCCGGGCGACGAGCTCGGCGGGGGCCTTGTCGGGCGATCCCGCGTCGTAGGGCGGCTGGGGGTCGTACTCGGTCATCAGCTGGACCGTCTGGGCGAGCTCGTCCCCGGCGATCCTGCCGAGCAGCGTGAGACCCATGTCGATCCCGGAGGACACCCCGGCGGCGGTGACGTACTTCCCGTCGAACACCACGCGCTCGCCGGTGGGCTCGGCCCCGAACTGCGGCAGCCGGTCGAGGTACAGCCAGTGGCCGGCGGCCCGCCTCCCGTCGAGGAGCCCGGCGGCGGCGAGCAGGAGCGAGCCGGTGCACACGGAGGTGGTCCACGTGCTGGTGGCGTCGACGGCCCGCAGCCACTCCAGGACGGCGGGATTCTTCATCTCCACCTCGGGGTGGGGTCCGCCGGGCACGATGACGATGTCGGGCCGGGTCACCTCGCCGAGCGCCTTGTCGGCGACGAGCGCGAGCGACCCGCTGTCCGTGCGCACGGGCCCGGGGCGCTCGGAGACGAACACCACCTCGGCGCCCGGAAGCCGCCCGAGCGTGTCGAAGGGCCCGACGGCGTCCAGGGCGGTGAAGCGGTCGTAGAGCAGTACGGCGATCTGCATGGCTCCTCCGGAGCGGTTGACGATTGGCG of the Streptomyces sp. NBC_01294 genome contains:
- a CDS encoding DUF5941 domain-containing protein, yielding MPTVILTGLPVPGSPLADELRGLGFDVRPATGPQDTASVLAGVPADQRVAVVDSAFVGHVHALRLALTDPRFDACAVTGAFAVQPGARDVLDKAAALAPEGPGPYADRLADAVEAAGTSVQRPELGTLVATVPAGPAERDAATAAVAAVDDEAVRLRTAVKSRDGFFTTFFISPYSRYIARWCARRGLTPNQVTTASLITALIAAGCAATGERWGYVAAGVLLLVSFVLDCTDGQLARYSLQYSTMGAWLDATFDRAKEYSFYAGLALGAASNGDDVWGLALGSMILMTCRHVVDFSFNEANHDATANTSPTAALSDRLDSVGWTVWVRRMIILPIGERWAMIAVLTAFTTPRIVFYALLIGCAFGALYTTAGRVLRSLTRKATRTDRAAQALADLADSGPLAELQARLLRGRAGSFGSVYVAALGTLLMVGAALYLPFGDPRLIAVAVVYAMAAGLAVAAPLKGALDWLIPPLFRAAEYVTVLVLAAKADVPGALPAAFGLIAAVAYHHYDTVYRIRGGTGAPPHWLVRTIGGHEGRVLLITVLAAVLVSRAADFPVALTVTAVFVALVVLVESIRFWVSSGAPAVHDEGEPA
- a CDS encoding bifunctional class I SAM-dependent methyltransferase/N-acetyltransferase; the encoded protein is MTDHTTHTDFTDDTSRQAFFDLHHGLPRQAPGSYASTRHLLSLCGPLPERPRVLDLGCGPGRSALLLAAEAGGPGRGGAEVTAVDLHSPFLDELRTAARARGLADRVRTVEADIGALSPADFEDASYDLVWAEGSAYLLGFDTALARWQRLLAPGGTLVVTECQWNVGEPSAGARAFWDPKYPLRSTARNLGAAQAAGYRVLGVYDLPDSDWAEYYGPLAERVRNRPEAETPAMARARAATREELDARERHGHEYGYTGYVLRPVTAGDGDAWPARPETAADEAAVREVNLAAFDTPLEADLVDALRADGSWLPGLSYVAEAPDGSVAAHALLTRCEVDGVPALALAPVAADPALQGSGAGSSVVRALLAAAKERGESLVLVLGHPAYYPRFGFVPASRFGIRAPFDVPDEAMMALVLDDSVPVPAGTIAYPAPFGV
- the idi gene encoding isopentenyl-diphosphate Delta-isomerase, whose amino-acid sequence is MPTTPATAATSAPNGTGTQEPIMLELVDESGNTIGTAEKLSAHQAPGLLHRAFSVFLFDEQGRLLLQQRALGKYHSPGVWSNTCCGHPYPGESPFAAAARRTHEELGLSPSLLAQAGTVRYNHPDPASGLVEQEFNHLFVGLAQEPVRPDPEEVGGTVFVTAEELAKRHAEVPFSAWFMTVLDAARPAIRELTGDAAGW
- a CDS encoding ATP-binding protein, with the protein product MDVSGSVPPAREGEPEAPADPLAYEGVWRFTAPAVEESVPQARRAVRDLLGRQGVPAHQDLVYSLLLIVSELVTNSVRHAALLSPEVAVEVAIGRAWVRVAVEDNHPYRPKALEADFGQTGGRGLLLVREVTLEAGGVCDVEHTSTGGKVIWAALPLTTPPAAPTSAG
- a CDS encoding HdeD family acid-resistance protein, whose amino-acid sequence is MGTDRTDRTDRVDSTGAGAGGRGSQQERKKLSRSFGLLTLLGVLLVLAGLVGLVYAGVATLTSMFLFGWLLLIGGVVGLLQAVQSRKSNYFWLAVIVAAINIAAGFVILRRPEASAEALTMFAALLFLTGGLFRLVGALVVRGANFGLALVQGAFGVLLGLLILSNWPGNSLYVIGTFFSLALLFDGLSLVAMGLGARRILGLVREDEAAEEDAAADGAREAAEKRPAEDQEQSNN
- a CDS encoding enoyl-CoA hydratase/isomerase family protein; the encoded protein is MDATLLHTVADGVATVVISHPAKRNAMTASMWRALPELLTGLAGDPAVRVLVLTGDGPTFCAGADISSLTGGEDPRALAVTAEEALAAFPKPTLAAIRGFCVGGGSQLAAACDLRFAEEGASFGVTPAKLGIVYPASSTRRLASVVGPAWAKYLLFSAELLGADQALRAGFLNELLPAGQLDKRVAEFTRILASRSQLTQVAAKEFADGRTDRDGYWEDQAAGSDDTAEGVAAFLERRAPRFTWTP
- a CDS encoding DJ-1/PfpI family protein; the protein is MQIAVLLYDRFTALDAVGPFDTLGRLPGAEVVFVSERPGPVRTDSGSLALVADKALGEVTRPDIVIVPGGPHPEVEMKNPAVLEWLRAVDATSTWTTSVCTGSLLLAAAGLLDGRRAAGHWLYLDRLPQFGAEPTGERVVFDGKYVTAAGVSSGIDMGLTLLGRIAGDELAQTVQLMTEYDPQPPYDAGSPDKAPAELVARLRAANPLG